CTTTTATGGCAACACCAGTTTCATTTTCCACCATGtatttaaaacaaataaaaacttcAAAAGCTGCACTCTTTTTAGCCCGGAAGTAAACCCATCCTTTCCTAGAATAATCATCTATTATAACCATGACATACCTTTTCCCACTTGGAGATGTTGGTTTAATTGGCCCACAAAGGTCAGTGTGTACCAGCTCCAGTCTACTTGTTGCTCTCCACTTGCTTTGTTTAGGAATGGCTTCACGTTGTTGCTTTCCCATCTTGCATACCTCACACTCTTTGCTTTGCTCATCCACCACAAGCATTCCCTTTACCATTTGTCTAAACTGCATAGTTCTAATGTACTTATGACTCATATGCCCAAATCTTTTGTGCCAGATCTGACCATTACtttcttcttcaatcttcaaACATTTACTAATTTCTGGCTTCATAGTTGCATTCACCAGAAACATTCTATTTCTAGTCATTCTTGATCTGGCTATCAAACCTCGTTTAGGGTGAAAGATCTTGCATACACCTTCTTTGATAACTATGGTCAGATTCTTCTCCTGAAGTTGACCTAGACTTATCAAACTTGAGGTGAGTTCAGGCACCTAGTACACCCTTTTGATGATTTGTGTAATGCCTTCCACTACTAAACGTACATCCTCAATGCCTTTCACACTCAGCCTCAAATCATTTCCCAGCTTAACAGTATGTTGGAAGCTTTCATCCAGATTGATGAACCACTCCCTAGTTCCTGTCATGTGATTCGAGCATGCAGAATCCAAGAACCATATTCCCTTTTTTGATTCCTTTGAAACTTCGGCATGAGTCATGAGAAGCAAGTCTTCTCCTTCATCAAATTCTGCATAGTTCACCGACTTATCCCTACATGTGCATTCATACGAGAAATGCCCCATATGGTGACATTTATAACATTCAATAGTTGATTTATCAAAATCACCTCTGGATCTTCCACGACCTCGTCCACGTCCTCTATTGAATGATGACCTGCCTCGTCCTCATCCACGTCCACTAGTTGCTTCATGCTCCATTTCAGAACTCGATCATCATTCACTCTTCATACCAGCTTTTGTTCATAAACTAACAGTGAACTTTGTAGTTCATCAACATAAAGCTTATCAATATCCTTTGATTCTTCAATGGTACACACCACAAAATTGAAGTTTTCAGTGAGTGAATGAAGGACTTTCTCTACCACTTTCACTTCTGTCATGTCTTCACCACAGTTCTGCATGTTGTTTGAAATAACCATCACCCTACTGAAATAGTCAGTGACTGATTCACCTTCTTTCATCTCTAAAGTTTCAAACTCTTTCCTTAGCCTTTGCAACTGAGCTCTCTTAATTCTTGTATTACCCTTGTACTTTGTCTTCATAGCATCCCAAATCTGCTTCGCCGACTCCTTTTGGGTAATAGTCTTCAAGATCTGCTTATCTATTAACTGAAATAGATAGTTCTTTGCCTTCAGATCTTTGATCCTCATCGTCTCTAAGGTTGTTCTCTGCGTGGGTATGAGCTGCTCCCCTGATGTGGGTTCACGGAACCCATTTTCGATCACCACCCAGTAATCCTTGGACCTTAGGAGTGTTTCCATCACCATGCACCAGTGATCATAGTCACCGTCAAACTTTGGAACGCTCGGAACCTGGAAGTTTGAACTGTCTTCTGCCATGGCTTAGTCTCTCTCTTTCACTCGTAAGAAACTCACTCAGATttgcgctctgataccacttgtaatgCACAAGTAATATCAAGTATACTCACACAATTTCTGATACTCTTATTGAATGAAGAAGAGGCTTTATATATAGCCTTACAagttcacaaaatcaagaaaTCACAACTGACTCAACATCTTAACGTTCACCTAGAAACCAGGACAACCTTGACCATCTAACGTAAACTGACAAATTCAAATTACTTAAAAAACACGTGCACAGACTTTATCAGACTATGCAGACCAGACTTGGACTTACAGCCCACACACAACACTTGGACTCATGGCCCATTATTAGCACTGGCCCAAACCAAACCATAACATTGTCTTTGCAAATCGGAGTTCGGAGATTCGGCCGGAGATTACGAGACGTCGCTGGAAAACATCAAGAATTCACGTCATTTCTTCCGTTCGGTATACCCTTACCTTCAACCCAATTGTTTTtatcatcttttacatatgtATATGTATCAATTATAACtgaaacaagaaaaaaaaacgaGATGTAATCTTCTGTTCGTATGTTGTTTGTTAAATATGGAAGAAGATGATTCTGGTAAAACAGatataaatgaaataaaaatccAAATAAAACAACATTTATTGTCTTGGCTCAGTGGGTTGGTGGTTGTTCTATCAAACCGGAGGTCAGGGGTTCGATACCTGCCTCCGCTGTTTTCGCTGCATCTTATTGTTTTTTTAGTAAACCAGTTAATAAAACCTCTAAATTTGTGTTTTACAATTTCTTTTCATCAATAACTTACATAATCAACAGTTTATGTTTTTATATAAAACCTTAAACATTTATAAATAACATGAATGATTtacaaattttatttttaacattAAATGTTAATAATGAGTTCaattataatatttaaataatttGTAAACCTTAAATATTAGGATTAATATCTAACTTGTAGAAATTAACTAGATCGTGTTATGGTGTCTTAATATCTAGGATAACCATTTCGTTTGTTCGGTTTCCTATTTTACCTCGTGCGATATTTTTCAAGGAATCCATATACGCAACCACTATGAGTGAATCTTACAACTcccctttttatttttatacattttttttgGGTGTATCATGTGTCGCAATGTTTTTATCGCATTTTAGAAGTTCAATTTCGTGCAATTACcgttatgtggagtatctatgtTATGTGTTCTTTGGCTGTTTATCATGTTAGTGCATTTTATTCATTTTGGACATCACATCATCATAGGCTCGTCGGTTCCCCATTTCCTTTGAGCGGAACTTGACATTGCCACCCATACGAGGTCAGCTCCGTTTGATTGAGCTTAGACCTTGCAGCACACCACAATACCGTGCAACATGCATACATTCTTATGAATCTTTATATTTGGTTTGTTTATTGATTGAGGCTGTGTTATGTGTTGTTTGGTTGTTTATCATGTTGGTGCATTTCATTTATTTTGGACATTACATCATCATAGGCTCGTCTGTTCCCCATTACCTATGAGTGGAACTTGACGTTGTCAACCATACGAGGTCAGCTCCATTTGATTGAGCTCAGACCTTGCAGCAC
The Helianthus annuus cultivar XRQ/B chromosome 6, HanXRQr2.0-SUNRISE, whole genome shotgun sequence genome window above contains:
- the LOC110944782 gene encoding uncharacterized protein LOC110944782, which gives rise to MAEDSSNFQVPSVPKFDGDYDHWCMVMETLLRSKDYWVVIENGFREPTSGEQLIPTQRTTLETMRIKDLKAKNYLFQLIDKQILKTITQKESAKQIWDAMKTKYKGNTRIKRAQLQRLRKEFETLEMKEGESVTDYFSRVMVISNNMQNCGEDMTEVKVVEKVLHSLTENFNFVVCTIEESKDIDKLYVDELQSSLLVYEQKLV